Proteins co-encoded in one Halococcoides cellulosivorans genomic window:
- a CDS encoding pyruvate ferredoxin oxidoreductase subunit gamma: MDKTEIRIHGRGGQGSVTLAQLLAQAAHEEGIWAQAFPAFGVERRGAPVEAFARFDESKITDRSQVDEPDVVIVQDTSLLEYVDVTEGLTDDGLIIVNTGKDPSEVAIETSGELLTVDATEIALEHLGKPIMNTALLGAFAGATEALSRDSLEEVITRKFGGEIGEQNVAASNDAFTEVQA, encoded by the coding sequence ATGGACAAGACAGAAATACGCATTCACGGACGAGGCGGTCAGGGATCGGTCACCCTGGCACAGTTGCTCGCGCAGGCGGCCCACGAGGAGGGCATCTGGGCGCAAGCATTCCCCGCATTCGGTGTCGAACGGCGTGGAGCGCCGGTCGAGGCGTTCGCGCGGTTCGACGAGTCGAAGATCACCGACCGGAGTCAGGTCGACGAACCGGACGTGGTGATCGTCCAGGACACGAGCCTGCTGGAGTACGTCGACGTCACCGAGGGGCTGACCGACGACGGCCTCATCATCGTCAACACCGGGAAAGATCCCTCGGAGGTGGCCATCGAGACGTCGGGTGAGCTCCTGACGGTCGACGCGACCGAGATCGCCCTGGAGCATCTGGGCAAGCCGATCATGAACACGGCGCTGCTCGGCGCGTTCGCGGGCGCGACAGAAGCGTTGTCTCGGGACAGCCTCGAAGAGGTCATCACACGGAAGTTCGGCGGCGAGATCGGTGAACAGAACGTCGCAGCATCCAACGACGCGTTCACGGAGGTCCAGGCATGA
- a CDS encoding NADH-quinone oxidoreductase subunit A yields MTDPWIAVGAFGVVALAIPLSMMAVSALIRPNVPEPDKRATYESGEVPTGGTHIRFNIQYYMVALLFVVFDIETVLIVPWTVVYSRAVEMAGLVRALAPILVFIGILVVGLGWAWRNGAVRWVRSDRAEGVEAHS; encoded by the coding sequence ATGACCGATCCCTGGATCGCGGTCGGGGCGTTCGGCGTCGTCGCGCTCGCCATCCCGCTGAGTATGATGGCGGTCTCGGCGCTGATTCGCCCGAACGTTCCCGAACCAGACAAGCGGGCCACCTACGAGAGCGGTGAAGTCCCGACGGGTGGGACCCACATCCGATTCAACATCCAGTATTACATGGTCGCGCTGTTGTTCGTGGTGTTCGACATCGAAACGGTCCTGATCGTCCCCTGGACCGTCGTCTACAGTCGCGCCGTCGAGATGGCTGGCCTCGTGCGTGCGCTCGCCCCGATACTCGTGTTCATCGGCATTCTGGTCGTCGGACTCGGCTGGGCCTGGCGCAACGGGGCCGTCCGCTGGGTGCGCAGTGATCGCGCCGAGGGCGTGGAGGCTCACTCATGA
- a CDS encoding NADH-quinone oxidoreductase subunit B, whose product MSTDRSLPEEARDSKQAARRGEGPDNRFNSRLRDVFGTSPFILTKFDQFMNWVRGNSMFMLQFGIACCSIEMMHTYAVKHDLDRFGAGVPRASPRQADVMIVPGTIVSKFAPRMKRVYDQVPEPKFVVGMGSCTISGGPFQEGYNVVKGAEEVIPVDIHVPGCPPRPEALVYGVLKLQERIQHGESAPVTVKPYELEQFGDLERDELIEKLADDIDEDDLVMRYNWADSP is encoded by the coding sequence ATGAGTACGGACCGCTCGCTGCCCGAGGAGGCCCGCGATTCGAAACAGGCCGCCCGTCGGGGAGAGGGCCCCGACAACCGCTTCAACTCCCGTCTGCGAGACGTCTTCGGCACGTCGCCGTTCATCCTCACCAAGTTCGACCAGTTCATGAACTGGGTGCGGGGCAACTCGATGTTCATGCTCCAGTTCGGGATCGCGTGCTGTTCGATCGAGATGATGCACACCTACGCGGTCAAACACGACCTCGATCGGTTCGGTGCGGGCGTTCCCCGAGCGTCCCCGCGTCAGGCCGACGTGATGATCGTTCCCGGGACGATCGTCTCGAAGTTCGCTCCCCGGATGAAGCGGGTCTACGACCAGGTCCCCGAACCCAAGTTCGTGGTCGGGATGGGGTCGTGTACGATCTCCGGGGGCCCGTTCCAGGAGGGCTACAATGTCGTCAAAGGTGCCGAGGAAGTCATCCCCGTCGACATCCACGTCCCCGGCTGTCCGCCCCGGCCCGAGGCGCTGGTCTACGGTGTCCTCAAACTCCAGGAGCGCATCCAGCACGGCGAGTCCGCACCGGTGACGGTCAAACCGTACGAACTCGAACAGTTCGGTGACCTCGAACGCGACGAGTTGATCGAGAAACTTGCCGACGACATCGACGAGGACGATCTCGTCATGCGGTACAACTGGGCTGATTCGCCATGA
- a CDS encoding NADH-quinone oxidoreductase subunit D produces the protein MSVDTPETSEASIEGVDIGRIETLLGEQVLGRDDHANAPAIVIDRESVQSVLGTLRDEAGFDHCACVTAQPYRDRYETIYHLRSYDDPTRELSVVVPTPADDPVSESAAPIYRTANYHEREAYDLVGIEYDDHPDLRRILLPETWQGHPLGPDYDQTEPQVVSLREHVNPIADNHEAGDTLFLNIGPHHPATHGVLHVKTVLDGEEVADVDPDIGYLHRCEEQMCQQSDYRYQIMPYPDRWDYAPGGILNEWAYARTIEDLVDVDVPEYAQLLRTMSAELTRMASHLLAVGTFGLDVYGDFTAIFMYAVQDREDIQSLLEALTGQRLMFNYLRIGGVAFDLPDPREEFFADVRDFLDGFVDSIEEYHDLITGNEIFQMRCIDTGVLPADVAKSVGATGPVARGSGIDYDLRRDDPYGMYPELDWDVVTQDNGDNYARVLVRMRELEESAKIVRQCVDRLESYPAEDRQIQSNVPRTIKPDPDAEIYRAVEAAKGELGIYIRSDGTAQPARFKIRSPCFSNLQTLPTMAEGEFLADMIASLGSLDVVLGEVDR, from the coding sequence ATGAGCGTCGACACACCCGAGACGAGTGAAGCATCGATCGAGGGCGTCGATATCGGTCGGATCGAGACCCTGCTCGGGGAGCAGGTCCTCGGACGGGACGATCACGCGAACGCGCCCGCGATCGTGATCGACCGCGAGAGCGTCCAGTCCGTGCTGGGGACGCTTCGCGACGAGGCGGGCTTCGATCACTGTGCTTGCGTGACTGCCCAACCCTACCGCGATCGCTACGAGACGATCTATCACCTGCGCTCGTACGACGACCCCACTCGCGAACTGTCGGTCGTCGTCCCCACGCCCGCCGACGACCCGGTCAGCGAGTCCGCCGCGCCGATCTACCGAACGGCGAACTACCACGAACGGGAGGCCTACGACCTCGTGGGCATCGAGTACGACGATCACCCCGATCTGCGGCGCATCCTCTTGCCCGAGACCTGGCAGGGCCACCCCCTCGGCCCGGATTACGACCAGACCGAACCCCAGGTGGTCTCACTGCGCGAGCACGTCAACCCGATCGCGGACAACCACGAGGCCGGCGACACGCTGTTTTTGAACATCGGGCCGCACCACCCCGCGACCCACGGCGTGCTTCACGTGAAGACCGTCCTCGACGGCGAGGAGGTCGCAGACGTCGACCCCGACATCGGCTATCTCCACCGGTGTGAAGAGCAGATGTGCCAGCAGAGCGACTATCGCTATCAGATCATGCCGTACCCCGACCGGTGGGACTACGCGCCGGGCGGGATCCTCAACGAGTGGGCCTACGCGCGCACCATCGAGGACCTGGTCGACGTCGACGTTCCGGAGTACGCCCAGTTGCTCCGGACGATGAGTGCGGAACTCACGCGGATGGCCTCACACCTGCTCGCGGTCGGAACCTTTGGCCTCGACGTCTACGGCGACTTCACGGCGATCTTCATGTACGCCGTCCAGGACCGCGAGGACATCCAGAGCCTGCTGGAGGCGCTGACCGGCCAGCGGCTGATGTTCAACTACCTCCGGATCGGCGGGGTCGCCTTCGATCTGCCCGATCCGCGCGAGGAATTCTTCGCGGACGTGCGAGACTTCCTCGACGGGTTCGTCGACAGCATCGAGGAGTACCACGACCTCATCACGGGCAACGAAATCTTCCAGATGCGGTGTATCGACACCGGCGTCTTGCCCGCCGACGTCGCGAAATCGGTCGGCGCGACCGGGCCGGTCGCCCGGGGGTCGGGGATCGATTACGACCTCAGGCGTGACGATCCCTACGGGATGTATCCCGAGTTGGACTGGGATGTCGTCACCCAGGACAACGGCGACAACTACGCGCGCGTGCTCGTTCGCATGCGCGAACTCGAAGAGTCCGCGAAGATCGTCCGCCAGTGTGTCGACCGCCTCGAATCGTATCCCGCCGAGGACCGCCAGATCCAGTCGAACGTCCCGCGGACGATCAAACCCGACCCCGACGCCGAGATCTATCGGGCGGTCGAGGCCGCGAAAGGCGAACTCGGGATCTACATTCGGAGTGACGGCACGGCCCAGCCAGCCCGGTTCAAGATCCGGAGTCCGTGTTTCTCGAACCTGCAGACGCTGCCGACGATGGCCGAGGGTGAGTTCCTCGCGGACATGATCGCCTCGCTCGGCAGTCTCGACGTCGTCCTCGGGGAGGTGGACCGATGA
- a CDS encoding complex I subunit 1/NuoH family protein, with the protein MIPAVTLPEQFVEWFGLDPANPIAVFAMGLLAAAGVASFVLAQTALAGPWAKRKITAKFTDRISVNQHGPWGIFIIVADSIRLLSKELIIPEGADRPAYDLAPLVLAGSALLGFAVIPLGSGIQVADPEIGLVYVFAVSSIASLGLLMAGYASNNKYSFLGGLRAVAQNIAYEIPLVLTGVSVVLFTGTLQLSAIVEAQQQTLVQLGPIAIPMWFGLLNPFAFAIFFAANLAEVGRNPFDIPEAPTELVGGYQTEYGSVYFVLFYLGEFIHIFLGGAIIATLFLGGPAGPGPEILGLFWFTLKIWAVFLVTQWARSAVPRVRIDQLIDFGWKRLLVLAFANFVVTAVAVGVLA; encoded by the coding sequence ATGATTCCGGCCGTCACGCTGCCCGAGCAGTTCGTCGAGTGGTTCGGCCTCGACCCGGCGAATCCGATCGCCGTGTTCGCGATGGGCCTGCTCGCTGCCGCGGGCGTCGCCTCGTTCGTGCTCGCCCAGACTGCGCTCGCGGGCCCGTGGGCCAAACGCAAGATCACCGCCAAGTTCACCGACCGGATTTCGGTCAATCAGCACGGGCCGTGGGGGATTTTCATCATCGTCGCGGACTCCATTCGATTGCTCTCGAAAGAACTGATCATTCCCGAGGGCGCGGACCGGCCGGCCTACGACCTCGCACCGCTCGTGCTCGCGGGATCGGCCCTGCTCGGCTTCGCGGTGATTCCGCTGGGATCGGGCATCCAGGTTGCCGACCCAGAGATCGGCCTGGTCTACGTGTTCGCGGTCTCCTCGATCGCGTCGCTGGGCCTGCTGATGGCCGGATACGCTTCGAACAACAAGTACTCGTTTCTGGGTGGACTCCGCGCGGTCGCCCAGAATATCGCCTACGAGATTCCGCTCGTCCTGACCGGCGTCTCGGTCGTGCTCTTTACCGGCACCCTCCAGTTGAGTGCGATCGTCGAGGCTCAACAGCAGACGCTCGTCCAACTCGGCCCGATCGCGATTCCGATGTGGTTCGGCCTGCTCAATCCGTTCGCGTTCGCCATCTTCTTCGCGGCGAACCTCGCGGAGGTCGGCCGCAATCCCTTCGACATCCCCGAGGCGCCGACCGAACTCGTCGGGGGGTACCAGACCGAGTACGGCAGCGTCTACTTCGTCCTGTTCTACCTGGGAGAGTTCATCCACATCTTCCTCGGCGGGGCGATCATCGCAACCTTGTTCCTCGGTGGACCCGCCGGGCCTGGTCCGGAGATCCTCGGCCTGTTCTGGTTCACGCTGAAGATCTGGGCGGTCTTCCTCGTGACGCAGTGGGCCCGCTCGGCGGTGCCCCGCGTGCGGATCGATCAGTTGATCGACTTCGGCTGGAAACGCCTGCTCGTATTGGCGTTCGCGAACTTCGTGGTGACGGCCGTCGCCGTGGGGGTGCTCGCATGA
- a CDS encoding NuoI/complex I 23 kDa subunit family protein yields MIGILKGLATTMKHALDGNTITVEYPKDAPDVEDRFRGVHKWSEQRCIWCRQCEKVCPNDTIQIVMDEDRNGEQYNLHIGQCIYCRLCEEVCPTEAIVLTENFEFVGDTKDDLAYAKEELKNVPWYEKTDPVAAREPDREAWVGEGDGEIDYQ; encoded by the coding sequence ATGATCGGCATCCTCAAAGGACTCGCGACGACGATGAAACACGCACTCGACGGCAACACCATCACTGTCGAGTACCCCAAAGACGCCCCCGACGTCGAGGACCGGTTCCGAGGGGTCCACAAGTGGTCCGAACAGCGGTGTATCTGGTGTCGCCAGTGTGAGAAAGTCTGTCCGAACGACACCATCCAGATCGTCATGGACGAAGACCGCAACGGCGAACAGTACAACCTCCACATTGGGCAGTGCATCTACTGTCGGCTGTGTGAGGAGGTCTGTCCGACCGAAGCGATCGTCCTCACCGAGAACTTCGAGTTCGTCGGTGACACCAAAGACGATCTGGCGTACGCCAAAGAGGAGTTGAAAAACGTCCCCTGGTACGAGAAGACCGACCCCGTCGCCGCGCGTGAACCCGACCGTGAGGCCTGGGTCGGAGAGGGTGACGGCGAGATCGATTATCAGTAG
- a CDS encoding sugar phosphate nucleotidyltransferase, which yields MDAVVLAGGFATRLWPITRDRPKMFLPIGDTTVVDRIFRDLEDDDRVDDVYVSTNEEFADDFREHLADSEFEKPAVSVEDASAESEKFGVVGALGQLVDREGIDSDTLVIAGDNLISFGLSEFIDTFEENGDTTIAAYDVGDLERATQYGVIDVDGDRVTEFQEKPDDPPSTLVSIACYAFTAETLGLFETYLSGDNNPDEPGWFITWLIDREPVRAFPFEGAWFDIGTPDGYLDAVSWYLDGGTLVHPDARVEDSDLGANVHVMEGATVTDSTLERSVVFPNATLRSCQIFSSIIDQNTQLEEVTLSNAQIGAYTSLVQEPPVSAIWEQNRDSQ from the coding sequence ATGGACGCAGTGGTGCTGGCCGGTGGCTTCGCCACCCGGCTCTGGCCGATCACTCGTGACCGCCCGAAGATGTTTCTTCCGATCGGTGACACGACAGTCGTCGATCGCATCTTCCGAGACCTCGAAGACGACGACCGCGTCGACGACGTCTACGTTTCGACCAACGAGGAGTTCGCGGACGATTTCCGCGAGCACCTGGCCGACTCGGAGTTCGAGAAGCCGGCCGTCTCCGTCGAGGACGCCAGCGCCGAGAGCGAGAAGTTCGGCGTCGTCGGCGCGCTCGGACAACTCGTCGACCGCGAAGGGATCGATTCGGACACGCTCGTCATCGCGGGCGACAACCTCATTAGCTTCGGCCTCTCGGAGTTCATCGATACCTTCGAAGAGAACGGCGATACCACGATCGCCGCCTACGACGTCGGTGACCTCGAACGCGCGACCCAGTACGGTGTGATCGACGTCGACGGCGATCGCGTCACGGAATTCCAGGAGAAGCCGGACGATCCGCCGAGCACGCTCGTCTCCATCGCGTGCTATGCGTTCACCGCCGAGACGCTCGGCCTGTTCGAGACGTATCTCTCCGGCGATAACAACCCCGACGAGCCGGGCTGGTTTATAACCTGGCTGATCGATCGTGAACCCGTGCGCGCCTTCCCGTTCGAGGGCGCGTGGTTCGACATCGGCACGCCCGACGGCTATCTCGACGCCGTGTCGTGGTATCTCGACGGTGGGACGCTCGTCCACCCCGACGCTCGCGTCGAGGACAGTGATCTGGGCGCGAACGTTCACGTGATGGAGGGCGCGACCGTGACGGACTCCACGCTCGAACGCTCGGTCGTGTTCCCGAACGCCACGCTTCGATCGTGTCAGATCTTCTCGTCGATCATCGATCAGAACACCCAACTCGAAGAAGTGACGCTGTCGAACGCCCAGATCGGGGCGTACACCTCGCTGGTTCAGGAACCGCCGGTGTCTGCGATCTGGGAGCAGAATCGCGATTCGCAGTAG
- the malQ gene encoding 4-alpha-glucanotransferase: MALDRESGIFLHLSSLPGPHGIGDLGATTAVLDWLDRADQSVWQVCPINPTQGVHGHSPYASVSTFAGNPLFVDLTDLVDRGWLSADALADAPRTDRVDYDRVVPFTEDCLEAAFEGFRDRATDEERATFEAFREREAGWLADYSLFVTLRERFDGQPWADWPAEFASRDPDAIETIRTERADRIAYHAFVQWIFDEQWQRFRAAAADRGIDLIGDLPIYVAWDSADVWAHREAFDLRADGHPAAVAGVPPNPGDDGQRWGMPVYDWDALAPEYDWWVARLDRLLALVDRVRIDHFKAFESFWAIPAEKSDPAAGEWRAGPGAAFFERVRAEHGALPFIVEDLGFLDDALATLRDRFEFPGMRVPHYADWCAERHRHKPAGYPERSVAYTSTHDTNTARGYVESLDDRQRSCLEYALATDAERAVWDLLEAVWQSDAALAIAPVQDLLDLGSESRLNDPAGGDDWTWRLPAGALDDALADRLRATTDAALR; the protein is encoded by the coding sequence ATGGCGCTCGATCGAGAGAGTGGAATCTTCTTGCATTTGAGTTCGCTGCCCGGCCCCCACGGCATCGGTGATCTGGGCGCGACCACCGCGGTGCTCGACTGGCTCGACCGGGCCGATCAGTCGGTCTGGCAGGTCTGTCCGATCAATCCGACCCAGGGCGTCCACGGCCACTCGCCGTACGCGTCGGTCTCGACGTTCGCGGGCAACCCGTTGTTCGTCGATCTGACCGATCTCGTCGATCGGGGATGGCTGTCGGCGGACGCGCTCGCGGACGCACCCCGGACCGATCGGGTCGACTACGATCGCGTCGTCCCGTTCACCGAGGACTGCCTGGAGGCAGCCTTCGAGGGGTTTCGAGACCGGGCGACCGACGAGGAACGCGCGACCTTCGAGGCGTTCCGCGAGCGCGAAGCGGGGTGGCTGGCCGACTATTCGCTGTTCGTCACGCTGCGCGAGCGGTTCGACGGCCAGCCCTGGGCCGACTGGCCAGCGGAGTTCGCGAGCCGCGATCCCGACGCCATAGAGACGATCCGCACCGAGCGCGCCGACCGGATCGCCTATCACGCGTTCGTCCAGTGGATCTTCGACGAGCAGTGGCAGCGGTTCCGTGCGGCCGCCGCCGACCGCGGAATCGATCTGATCGGTGACCTGCCGATCTACGTCGCGTGGGACTCGGCGGACGTCTGGGCGCATCGCGAGGCGTTCGACCTCCGCGCGGACGGCCACCCCGCGGCGGTCGCGGGCGTCCCGCCCAACCCCGGCGACGACGGCCAGCGCTGGGGCATGCCCGTCTACGACTGGGACGCGCTCGCGCCGGAGTACGACTGGTGGGTCGCGCGACTCGATCGCCTGCTCGCACTGGTGGATCGCGTGCGCATCGATCACTTCAAAGCGTTCGAGTCGTTCTGGGCGATCCCCGCCGAGAAATCGGATCCCGCCGCGGGCGAGTGGCGCGCGGGCCCCGGCGCAGCGTTCTTCGAGCGCGTCCGGGCCGAACACGGCGCGTTGCCGTTCATCGTCGAGGATCTGGGCTTTCTGGACGACGCGCTCGCGACCCTGCGCGACCGCTTCGAATTCCCAGGGATGCGTGTGCCCCACTACGCGGACTGGTGTGCCGAACGGCATCGCCACAAGCCCGCGGGCTATCCCGAACGGAGCGTCGCGTACACTTCCACGCACGACACGAACACTGCACGCGGCTACGTCGAGAGCCTCGACGACCGCCAGCGCTCCTGTCTGGAGTACGCGCTCGCGACCGACGCCGAGCGCGCGGTCTGGGACCTACTCGAAGCGGTCTGGCAGTCCGACGCCGCGCTCGCGATCGCACCCGTTCAGGACCTCCTCGATCTGGGCTCCGAGAGTCGGCTCAACGACCCCGCGGGTGGCGACGACTGGACGTGGCGACTGCCCGCGGGGGCGCTCGACGACGCGCTCGCGGACCGCCTGCGCGCGACCACCGACGCCGCGTTGCGGTAG